ATTAAACATGGGCACCATGCTGAGGGAAGAAAGTGTCAGAGCTCACAGGTAATTGTTATGAGAGGGGCAAAGgaggtgtgtgtttgggagTGTGTAGCTGCAGCTGTGTTCATGCTTACCTGAGAAGGCATCGGTTTCCTGTGGTGCAGCCTCCCAAACATCTGCCCACATCTATTTCCTGGGGAAAATTAGCAACACAGAGAAAGGGTAATCAGTTCACAGCTGCTCACAAATATTGACCCAATTGAGCTGGGGGCCCAGCTGCTGTTTAGCATGTTAACTGCTTTGATTTGACACCTGCAGGGgccatatgtgtttgtgctgcACTCACACCTTTGGTGCTGAGGCACAGCAAATGACCAACTGGTTCCAAGAATTCAACTCAAATGTTATAATTTAATCATCATGTAAAGTTGGatgttaaaatcaaaaataGTTATGTTGTGGCTGTGGTATTATGAAGGTTGTGGATGAATTTTGTAATGAATGCTTTTGTGAATGGTATAAATTAGAGCTGGGCGACAtgcaaaaaattaaatatcacaatatttttgaccgaatacatcaatgtcgatattgtggCAATATTGTAGGGGtggtagggttgactattggtgctttcacaaaatattaacacaatgagagttttgataaataatcaccaataatgtggatacaatgactggtgtgtaaacaataaaacagctaGTAAGTCTGGTAAGTTAAGAAAAGTACTTCACTTGTAATATAGCCTTTAAagccaggaaaagacaacacttgtgttaTTGTGCGATATTCcgatatccaaaatgtaagacaatATTCAGCCTCATAATCGAggtcgatataatatcgatatattgcccagtccCAGTATAAATGTGATGaagaataatgataataataattttctaCATGACCAACAAAGTACCTCAAATCGggttttaattgtattttcctGACTATAAGTTGAACTGAGACTCAAATCAGCCAGTCTATCATGTGTATTGTTGCATGAATAAGCATGCAACACATCCTCCAGTCCAGCCACTGGCCAGTGGATTAGCCTAATTAAGTGGTGTCTTCCACACGGgtctgatgaataaaaatacTTAATTTCTGTCTGGCACCCAACTAGACCCATTTCCTCTTAACTTGACAACAAAGACAGTGTGAATCCAGCATCACAAATGATTCACTCTTCTAGTGTTATGCCTAGCTAATCAAAGAAGAGATGAAGCTTATCTTGAAAGGCTGGATTTATATATAAAGTTggattcacacacatttttgttgtggATGAACAAGACTGATGATTTATtagaacaagaaataaaaaatgtagcaATAATTTAGAGTTTACACCTACTTTGAGCCTCTCCTCTTTGACTCCATCTGCATTGATTATTTCATAGAAATACTCAACGTATGGGACCCTGTAGCAGCTTTCCTTCAGCTCACAGGCCGCCACTGTCTGGATGAGGTCCACTTTGTTGGGGGTTTCCACCAAGGCTGACTCAAACATAGTGGGGACACAGGAGAATCCCTCTGtcaaggttttaaaaaaaggaaaagttaaGATTTATATGGGCAGGAGCAGCTCAATTATAATATGTGATGATTAGTCATTCAACCTTAATTTAAACTTGAAGGATCATTGAGGGGCGGCCCTTGTTTACAATGACATTGAGTAATtacagagacaacaaaacaacacagaatcACCAACATAACAAAGATAAAAGATCAAAAAACTTAATAACTTTCTAAATTGATCCAAATACAATTTTGTGAAGTAAGTACAAGTAGAAGTTTGGACGTTTCAAACCAGAGTTCTAAATTGTCCAAAGGGCGcaattgatttgattttaagaAATTGCTGTGATTTGTTCCAGGAGTCAGGGGAACtgaagttaaaaacagtttttctgtGGTCAGAACGAGCTGGTAGAACTTAAAGAAATATAACTGGATAGCCCCACcagcaacatttaaaacactGGATTAGCTTTGTGATCATGAACTGTCTTTAGGTCTGGCGCTGGTAAAAAAATAGTGTGTATCAGTAATATTTGGAAAAGAGACCTAAAATGAAATGCACATGATTCTTACgattgtactgtacatttatcTTAAATCTGGTTTAAAAGTGAGGATTAGGGCTTAAATTTTATTAGCAGAGTGAACCCAATGGTAGCAGTTCATTGCTGCATTGACTATGGGCCTGCAGCGAATTTCAATTTAACTAAAGTATATGCTGTTTTAATGGTTTACTGAGACCACAAACATGCTGTTGTTCAATGTGTATCAATACGTTAACACAGTGACACTGTACTCTATCAACACTTGTAGGCCTAAAGGATGTGCACTAGattaaaagattaaattaaTGTTTGACATATAATCTATATTGTGTAAAGGCagtgaaaaaaataagttacttatattttccttttctttctttggtgGAAGTGTATCTGGGCTTGCTTTGGCACAAACCTGAAGAAATATCAAAAGTGGGTAAAACCGTTTGACTGAAACGTGggtttttcttatgttttattaGTCTTTGGGCACATGGGACTATCTACTACTTTTCtacatatttcattttattttaagaaaaaaacataactgcCTTAGAAAATGTTTGTATCTCAGCAACTATTAGGGGCACAATCACATATTTGGTAGGCTATCTCTTATACCTCTTATAACACGTTATATGTGTAGtctaattgtttttatgtcGGACATTAAATAAacccaatttttaaaaaatccagaCTTTGACTATTGATAAAAATGTGACCTAGTAACAGATTTCTAAACTTTAGACTAATCTGAAGGAATGTTGTCACATTTGTCCTTAATGCACGGTAGTtgggcacattttgttttattttatcacttacttttttaatttgagtAGCTGCTCTCTGTACGATTGAGCCCCTCTTCCTGttttgttatttacacaaacacacacacacctgatgaGCCCTTGGACCGGGAGCATCGTCCCACGTCGATGACTGTCTCATACGGCGTCTCGGAGTAGTAAGTCTTCAGTGCGGGGACGCGGATGCACGGGGTCAACTTGATTTCGCAGTGGCACTCCTCGGTGACCTCCACCTCCCGGGGTCCCTCTAAGAGAAGCACCCGCTCTACACGCATCCCGGTCGGCTCACACACCTGGTTCATCCCGCAGGAGGGCTGGTTCAGCGCCCCTGGACCCTCTGGAGCTGAAGGTCCACGCGTTCTCATCTTTTGTAAGGTTGAGAGACATTATTTGTTTGATCCAGACATGTCAAAACGTGTTtctaaaagttttttgttttttttacacttgtagTTTATGATTAGTTTTATCAGCCTACTTGATTTCTGCAGAGTTGCCACCAAAGACTCGTTTATCTTACAAACAAATGAATAATGCTTTTCATACTAAAATACGTGCTTTGTGACGTTTTGGTAATAACTTCTTTATCAAGTAATAAAGGCCTATTGGAGTTTCAGCAGAAAACTTCAACAGACAATCACACAGTTACAGCGCACCCTTGTGGCCGTGTGGGGAAACTTCACTTACTTTCTTGCTCCTGAGAAATTCCAGCATTGAGGAATGTTTAGCGTATTCCTGCTGCCCTGCTTCATGTGATGGCCCGGATGTCCCCCCACAGTGCGACCTGCACATTCCCACATCAATACTGACAGGACTCCCAGAGATgtctgtggagagagagagagagaggagagagagagagagagagagactatcaAGTTGATGTCAGGGAGCAAGATAATTATTGTcatcaagattattttttcaaaaataattattatttcaaaGAATAGTTTTTAAGCTCAGTTGCTTTTAAATTTCCAAATATGTTTGACAACTCATACTTTGACTTCTGTGAGAGGATTACAGACATAGCAAATTGAAACTCATGTGGGGGAAAATCATGTGGTGGTGCTTTACCTTGTCCAATGTAGACAAAGTGGCTCTGTCTTTTGCAGCACAGTCTCTGAGTGAACAGGTTTCTGTGATCTATGTGTTTGCTTAACACTCCGGTCACTATAAAACATATCACAAACATCAGGGAGTTAACACTGTTTTACTTGATGTAGAGTAAGCATACTCTTTCTTCATGAAGGATTTAAAGCATTACATTGTCCTAGACGAACagattcaaatccatgacataACAACAGTGTACACAGAATAGTGCAGGAATCCATTTTCTTCAAAGTCATTTGTTAATTATGAGCATTAATTAGCAGTTT
The sequence above is drawn from the Etheostoma spectabile isolate EspeVRDwgs_2016 chromosome 12, UIUC_Espe_1.0, whole genome shotgun sequence genome and encodes:
- the pnhd gene encoding uncharacterized protein pnhd, which codes for MDVPRPFLILLCALHLTLTGVLSKHIDHRNLFTQRLCCKRQSHFVYIGQDISGSPVSIDVGMCRSHCGGTSGPSHEAGQQEYAKHSSMLEFLRSKKVSEVSPHGHKEGPGALNQPSCGMNQVCEPTGMRVERVLLLEGPREVEVTEECHCEIKLTPCIRVPALKTYYSETPYETVIDVGRCSRSKGSSEGFSCVPTMFESALVETPNKVDLIQTVAACELKESCYRVPYVEYFYEIINADGVKEERLKEIDVGRCLGGCTTGNRCLLRSGSDPAICHLWAERQSSSCVPQGYESHNFLNQHGQIRNVLSITSCLCQN